DNA sequence from the Lysinibacillus sp. OF-1 genome:
GAAATGGATCATTTTTACAAGAGCTTAACGTCAGATGAAAGAGTAAGAATCATTGTTCCGTTATCCAGTAATGTTTTTAGTAAAGCTTATGGCATTATCGAAGACCCGTTCGGCATTCAAATACAATTAATGTTTGATGAAAGATTACTAAATGGCGCATAGGTAAGTCCTTTGGGTATGGGCTTAACCTATACCCAAATCTTCTTTACTTTTCAAAGGGATTGTCAATATAAGGCCCTTTAATGGTAATACGCATGAGCTGGGTCGCCATAAATTTTGGTGTATACGGCATATCATGTTCCAACCACCAAACAATCACTTCAAGAAAGGCAGCGGCATAAAACCGTACAGCCATCTCACGGGGCACTGTTAGCTTTTGATCGTTAGGCTCCATAATTTGAATGCCACTTGAGACGAAATTGATAATAATGTTTTTCAAACCATCAGAGAAATAAGGGATATTCTTTTCCGTGAGATAAACCTTATAAAGCTTACTATTCAGCGCTATTTGTTCAAATAAATGCATAAATGTCTCGTGAGGCTGATCATAATTTGGTAATAAATCAAAATCCTTCTTCTCCTCAAAGTTTGGACGAATACTACTGACAAGCTCATGCAAAGTTTCTTCTGAGCTTTGATAGAGAAGGTCCAGCTTATCACGGTAATGTAAATAAAAAGTGGCACGATTTAATGTGGCTCGTTGTGTAATATCTTGAACTGTAATCTTCTCATAGCCTTGTTCATCAATTAATTCCACCAGCGCATCTCTTAATAATTGGCGT
Encoded proteins:
- a CDS encoding TetR/AcrR family transcriptional regulator, whose product is MSKKMDPRVIRTRQLLRDALVELIDEQGYEKITVQDITQRATLNRATFYLHYRDKLDLLYQSSEETLHELVSSIRPNFEEKKDFDLLPNYDQPHETFMHLFEQIALNSKLYKVYLTEKNIPYFSDGLKNIIINFVSSGIQIMEPNDQKLTVPREMAVRFYAAAFLEVIVWWLEHDMPYTPKFMATQLMRITIKGPYIDNPFEK